caagATCCGTAAGATGACTTTGCaacttcttattttttttgaaaaaagtaatattcgatgaatcaaaataaaaaaaacgaGACTTGAAATAAGACTGCTTTTTCTTAAACACATGGATGTTTAAAAACATGTCTATCCTGTTCAAGctcctttttttctcatcTTCATTAGCATTATCATTATCGTTGTcgtcatcatcatcatcatcataattatttgaaCGATTTCCTTCTTTGCAAATATCATACTTTACATTTCCTTTTTCCCACTTTTTCTCATTGTTCTGTTTACTTGTTACGTTATTGCATCCCTTCTTATCCTTACTTCTAACAAATTCAGTGGATGAAACTTTAGAAATATTTCGGCTTCTGTCATTGGCATGTTCCTGTTCCTCTTGTGCATTGTTGTTCAGTAACACAGTGTTGCTGTTATTGCCATTACCACTATCACTTCCACTGATGTTACTATTGCCAATATCGTTGTCGTTCTTGTTTCTTTCCTTGTTACCAAATTCTGAACGGTTCATATTTTTCCCCACTGCAAAAGTTGCACCGCTGTAGTTACTGTTTTCGCTATGTGATAACGTGTTGGAACTCCTTGTCGGCATTGCTGGTTTGTTGGGGTTTCCCTGATGCTGTTGCTGAGGACCCTGCTCACTGCAAACAAAATTCGAGTTGATAAACGTGGTGTGGTTGTTTACAGCCTTTCCATTAATTCCTTTTCCAATACTTACCAAATAAAAGCTATTATCATTTAAACATTTAATGTCAATAATATCATCATGGAGTTTAAGGACACACATAGCTTCCTTTATGATATagccttttttattatatatttttttttttcttacctttttttttttttttttctccatatttttttttttattttttaaaaaattttctttaaaaaattttcgaatttttttattgctctcctttattttgctcccaaaattgtaattttcttcttcgcttttttttcttttttttttaatttgttccgtactttgttcataattattcGCATTTGTTGATACTTCCTTATCGTGCGTTTCATGTCTGTCATCATGAGACTTGCGTTGTTCACCTGTTTTATATTCTCCATCATTTTTTATGCGATCATGTTTCTCCTCTACATCCTCATCCTCCTCATCATAGCCGTCCTCTTCCTCGTCCTCATCCTCGTCCTCTTCATATTCATCTTCATCATATTCCTCGTCATAATGTTCGTCATACTGTTCATCATCGTACCCCTCGCAGTACTGTTCGTAGTACTCCTCTTCATAATCTTCGTCATATGGCTCGTCCTCCTCATCTTCCTCTTCATGAACCTCCTCTTCTTTCGTCTCGTACTTTTCCTTACCATAATGTGCGTGATTACCTTGATAGAACCCCCCTATtcctcctcctcctcctcctACTCCTGGCTGTTCATGTtgcttttgtttttctctttccttttcattattatatggaatattatcataattttttgaattcttCCTAAGATTGAGCATTTCCCTATTCTTTCGATCGcttgaaaaaattgaagagtTTCTATGTGAGTTTTCGTTATTCgtaatacaattttttttcttcttcttattattactatctaTAAAATTacctaaaaaaatattataaatatatagattgCCACTATCATCTGATATCATCAAAAATTTACCATTGCTATTCCACAGTACGCTTGTTATAGTACcgtatttatatgaaatgtCTTCATagttatttgtaaatttgcACAATCTTATTTGAAATTTTCTTTTGTCCAACTGCTGCTTCTGTTGATTATGTTGAATATAGTGTTGATGTTGATGTTGATGTTGATGCTGATGCTGATATTGATACTGGTGTTGGTattgatgatgatgatactGTTGTTCTGTGTTGAcacttttttcattatttatatgtactaaTGCAAAAATTGGCAAGAAAGGATGTGATATAATAGCTCCTGTTTTTAATACTGATAAACTCTCCTTATCACATGTTAgggtatttataaaattatatttttttcttacacAACTGTTCATATATCGATCTAAATACTCAAATagatttttaaattcattcttttcatttttcccatttattttatctttatcatttaaatttacgTTGTTATGTAGTAGTAGTAAAATCATCTCCATATATTTCTCTGCCGatttagaaataattatattgttcTTTAGTTCATAATTCTTACCATGCTTCTGTCTTTTACCATTACCATTACAATcgctattgttattactgtgGTTGATGTTACTGCTGTAGTTATGATTGCTAATACTTTTATCCCTTGTACCTTCCTGCTCATCATCTGAAGTCTtatccttttcttttatctttatattcCTTGTTTGGTCCTTGCTGCTGTAGATTTTTTCCCCCTTCTGTGGGTTATTATTTGTAGGGGATACAGCGTTCTCTTCATCATACTTGTCATTGTTATCACTGCTAATATTTCTAATGTTGTTATCATAACCCACAGGGATGCTTCTATTCCCAGAACTGCTTCTCAGAGGATGATTATATGTCTTACCATGACTATGTctcctcttctttttatatttctcttcttcttcttcttctaaAGTGTAATAAGCGTTTTGTGATAGTGCACTGACGTTTCTACTGCTCTGGTAACTGCCATAATATATGGAGTCCAAATTATTTGAACTCAGTAGTAAAGTTAATGTATTATCatatgtgtaaaaaaaattatgaaaaaaaatattattaacgaaataattattatacgAATTACTAAAAAAGTTGGTAATGCTATAATCGTTTGGAATGAAATTACTCATAAAGGAACACAATGGAATTAAATTATGCATACATTGAATATGCATgcatttgtatatgtacagCAATTTGTTCATGTTAATGtccaaaaatattttctgaTTCTTGTTCTTATTCTGTTGCTTATTCcttccctttttattttttctttttattgtttGGTTTTGTTCCTCTGCATGTGCCCACGGGTTAGGTCTCCATAGGTCATCATTATTCGTAATTCCATTTCTGGTAATTTCTTGTGCCTTTTTATCTTCATTCACTTTATCATTACCATTAACATAACCTAATGAAGCTTCCTTACAAACTCTGTCACTGCACGATGCAGCATGTGAAGAGCAGTGGGGTGTTCCACGCCTTTTCTCTGCATTATCATCGCCATTGTTATTAATTCCCTTGCCAGTCATGTTATTTGGCATGGGTGCTGTAGTACTACCTGTATCCTTGTTATTGCTATACAATTTGCTTGTTTTCCTTCTGTTcgaaattttccttttattaatatttctattattattgttatttacgTCTTTATAATCATATTTCAAATCGTTGTACGATATGTAGTTAATAAACTTACACTTTTTGTTTagcttttttaaatgatccaagatgcaaattttttttattttattcttcctATGGATGTATATTATGGTGCTATTATGGCTGTctatttttcccttttcaaTTATATGCCTTTGGTTAAAATTGCGGAAGAGCAGAGACAGAGGAATTACATGTGGCAGTTTGTTATGGTAGCTCCTGCATTCGTTCTCATGCTTCATGAGGTCTTCACTCTCACTGCGATTGCTATATCTGTTGCTATGTCTGTTTCTGTGCCTGTTGATGTGTTTGCTGTTTTGTTTTCCGCTCTGTCTATTGCTGTAATCGTTCACGTTAAGCAAACTACTACCATTTAAGTTATTAATGCTCAAACTTTTCGTTTCATTGAGGCTGGCACCTGTTATATCACCACTATAATTTGCAATGGGTATTTTAGAAGCAGTAGGAACAGCAGTGCTGCTGTCATCTATGTTGGAGCTGTTCGCATTATTGCTTCTAGCATagttgtaattttttttatttggacCCTCCTTATCATTAAATAGAATAACGTACTTTTCATCCTTTTTACTGATATCCATCTTTTGAAAGTTTCTATTACTGTGAAAATGGTActtgcttttttttaagtcCTCTTTCGAATTGGACATATTTAGGTTCATATCATAATTAGATCCTGTTCTCCTatcatttatcatttttttttttattttaaaaatgttatcaTAATTTAGGGAGTAATAGTACGAGttcaataaatttttttttttatttttctcaccCGTTATTCTATTATCTTTGTTACTAGAACTGTCACTTGAAAGCAAATACtcttttgaaatttttttttttttttttgattttttccCCACTTCATGATTCTtgttcttttcattttcgtTCTTCTCCTTCTcgttcttttcattttcgtTCTTCTCCTTCTCGTTCTTTTCCTTCTCGTTCTTCTCCTTCTCGTTCTTTTCCTTCTCGTTCTTCTCCTTCTCGTTCTTCTCCTTCTCGTTCTTCTCCTTCTCGTTCTTCTCCTTCTCGTTCTTCTCCTTCTCGTTCTTCTCCTTCTCGTTCTCCTCATACTCGTTCTTCCCCTCCTCACGCGTTGAACAGTTTACAATAACACTGCTATTATTTCCACTATTCGTATCTACTGTTCTACTCACATCACTAACactttttttgattttttttaagaagctaaattttgaattaaaGAAAGCAAATTTTTCTTGGCTAttagattttttaaaaatgaaatttgtATGATTGCATGTTAGTGAACCTCTTTCTACATGTGCATTTGGAATTATAATATCATCCACTTCGTATACTCTACATCCGTTATTATACAAATCATAAAGCATTTTGTATTCTTTTTGATAACTACATCTTGTGTTAGATACACTACTGCTGCTGTTAtgatttttgttttcatatgatatatccttttttttttcccctacATCTGCATGTGTTATGGCAGTAGCCCTACCTGTGGAAGCATTCCCTATGTAATTCGTTGCATTGATAGATGCATTATTATCTGCATTACTCAATGCATTGTTTGCTGCGTTGTTCGCTGTGTTGTTCGCTGCGTTGTATGCTACATTGGTTGCTGCATTGGATGATGTGTCGTTTCGTTCGTCCTTACCCCCAAGATCATCCGCTTCGCCATCATTATTATGTAACGCACTTAAATTATGGAGGTCAAGAATGTTAACTTTATCGTTCATAAAATCATTataatcataaaaatttttattaaaaaatagcaaaaaggATCTATACGTGCAATTATTAAGCTTCCATAATGCATACACATGTTTGTTATAATAGTATGAGATATGTGAATCGATAAAGTGCTCACATGTAACATAATctgctttttttcttttcgatttattaaaaaaaaaaggaaatgataaaaatgtcAACAAGGTACTCTTCACATTATATGCTGATTTGTATAAtagcatttttaattttgaaaaaagaaatttatttatgcaaaTTGATAGATTATCTATATGAAGCAATAACACATAAGTTTTGTAGTAAAACATGTATGTGTCTTTGTTTATAAATCCGTTATTACGACTGAATCTACTGCGTTGACGCTCCCGTTGTTTGTCATACATCTGCCTTAACAGCAGCAACTGCTGTTGCTTCTGATGCAGCTGATACCGTTGATGCCGCTTTGAACTACTTGCAGTTGTAAGCTCCTCACACTCCTCCATTTTCCGTCGCTTGTTCTTGTGTGCATTATTTATTAGATGCAATTTGGgcgtaaaaatatttgactTATACGCAAATATGTTGAAGTTACCAAGTAAGAGCTCAAAGATAGAGAGAAAGATACTAATGatacaaaatttttcaaataatatatcagCTGATGaagtcatttttttttttttttttttaaattatatccACATGATTTTATACTTATCTGTTGGTCtatattagtattattacTGTTGGGAGTAATTCCATTTAGTAATTGGTTTGATTTCTTTTGTATAATTTCTTGTTCATTGTAAGGAGTGATAAGAGCATCCTTGTTAAATGTTAagcttttttcatttcctcCTTTTTCGAAACATACATCTTCATTTGGGTTAACAGAAAATTTTCCCGTATGTTCTCCTTTTCCTTGACATTGTTTATTATATCTGTTCCCCTGCTGATTATTCCTTCGATTTGTTTTCTTATCTACGTAACAACAATTAACGAACTTAGCAAATAAGCTAGTTACAGTcgatttatttttgtatacatCCTCTACATTccaattcattttttttattttttttaaaaagatatgCAAGATGTGGAATAAATTATTGAAGTTTTTCaaatttctaaattttttttttttttcttttcccccTCCTTCACCCCTATTCGGCCTACACTTATTCTTCGTAGTATTGGTTTCATTTATGATAATGTCATCacaatcaaaaaaattataatactttttcaatataataatgcATATGATGAACACACTGATATAGCACAAGAAAAGATctattaaatgaatataatagcAGAAATATTTGCGGTCAATTTTTACATGCATTCGATGTGCATCTGCGTACTCATCCATCGGGATGCCCGGCCGTTCCCTGTCTTTGAATACGTTCGACTTACCCTTTCCACCATGATAATCACCAGAAGTAGCAGCAGGAGTAGAGGCAATATCTCCTTTGCATTTTTCTTTGCTCTCCCCCCCCTCAGTGCTTACATATACTCCTGTATTTGTCATTGTATTTGATACTGTATTTTCCACTTTATGCTTCTCCCTTGTGCTCTGTCGGCaccattttttccttttttcatgAGCAAAATAATTGGACAAGCTCATTCGGagaataataatttgaagGAAGGGTACATGCAAAGCTGTGAgagatttatattttttacttttcaaaaaattaaatattatgacTACAacatcattaatatatatgagcaAAATCGATATTATGTAACTAATAAGGAATAACATGGTGTCTTCTTTTGTTATTTCTTCGACAATgtataaggaaaaaagatTAAAGAATAAATGGGTCAGTAcagtattatatttatttagagGCAAGTAATACGAGTTATACGGAGTACACATCTGATTTGACTGTTCACTTGAAAACGCACGATGACGATCATCATAACGATGATCATTATCATAATCATAGTCATCATCCTCCTCTTTCTCCTCGTTATCATCgtatattaacataaaattcAAGCAATTTTTACTAGTACTCACTATGTCCTTATCACTGTTTACAGAATTTATTTTGGCCAGCAGTGAGGTTATAAAAGAGCTTAGATTAAGGTGCTTACCAGATGCTTCTAGAACTCTTAAATCTCTTAACTTGTTTATTAGCAAGAGGACACTGCTCGCATTGTCATCATAGAAATCTTCATTGTTCCTGCTGTAGTTACCTGTGTTACTTGCACTGCTACTTATACTGCTACCTGCACTTCTACTCCTACTGAGGACAATGCTGCTGCCCCTCCTCCCAGTACTACTTCTATTAACAGGGTGGTAGACATTTCCACTTATGTCGATATAGCGGCTATCTTCTGTGCACTTCTGATAAAACGATATCGttttattactatcattAAGATAATTGCTACCACTACAATTTTGAATAGAATAATTAAACAGCTGGCAGCTCTCTCTTTCAATTTGTTCTCCTCTCGAACTTACACCCATCTGGAGTAACTCCTCCTCAGGGAAATTATTCGAAGAACTACTACATTCTAACTGCACTATGCTCTTAATCTGACAAAATAATATGCGAGTAAGGTTAGAGAATAAGCGTAAGGAATATATGAAGTTTATTGAATTGTCTTCTTCTTCTGATTTTTTAAcaagtattttattattatttttttttcctttttttgcaAAAGATGATGAACATATAATTGAAAATAGATAATTATTACCCCAAAGAAACTTTTCTAAAtacatttcaaaaaataaaacaaaaaaatatttgtatttctCATACGtctgtttatttttacaattattaatattgtaaaaaaagatgaagcAAAAAACAAACGACAGGTTGCAcatctttctttttaaaaagtgcAATGAGTAGAAGTACGACTCGACAGTGCCAATCCTAATACTAAAGCTGTCAAGGATGTTTCTAGTGTTGCTAATGCTGCTAATATTCCCTATGCCGCTAACATTTTCCATGCCGCTAACATTTTCCATGCCGCTAACATTTCCCTTACCTCTAACATTGTAACTCACATGTGCTTCTACCATTCCCTGCTCCTCGCTTAACTCATTCTTTATCTTATCTTTTATAATACttgttaaaatgaaaaataaaaaattatttatcttCTCCTCTTCACATTTTACATACACCTCTTTGTATTTCTTTAACAGAATCATTTtcattacataaaaatacatgTTGTTGTAATAGTTATAGTGCCTATAATCATCCTTATCAGTGCTAATCTTTtcattcaaaataaaattcaagTATTTCATTATGAAATGGAGATCATCCGCGTCTTTCTTCCCCTTGTTCTTTTCTGTGCTGTTCTTACCTGTCTCTTCTGCATTACCATGATTGCTCTCTTTGTCCACATCGCTGTATAGTATTGCATCTTCTTTTGGATGGTTTTCTATCCTGTGCTCCTCCGGCTTCCCCTCTTTCGAATGATTCTCTATCCGCTGCTCCGACGTCTTCCCCTTTTCAACATTACCACTAGTAGAGACATACACATCCTTTTCACTCCCATGCAAGCCCTCAGATTTTTGTTCATCAGATACAAATTCATTATTATGAACTGATAAATTAACAGGACCAGCGCTTTCAACAATAGCACTACTGTTGTTTTCACTGCATATGATATTACCATTACCAATACCATTACAATTATCACTTCCAATAGTTATACCATTATCAAAAACTTGTGGAACaacatatgaaatatatataagtctaataataaaaatgctaAGCTGTGCATCCCTTAAATATTGATGTATTACATCTACAACATCTTTTATATCTCCTGAAAGGATAAAAAAGGCTATTGCTAAGTAGTACCTTTTTATTTGcattaatttatatgcattGTTCATAAGCGCATTAATCCATCTCTTTTGTTTGAAATCATTTGATAAGAAATCATAAACTTTTAGctgtttctttattttataaaataacatcaatttgtgtttttcatttctggctatatataataatgctaAGAAATCTAAACATTCATTTATCTCATTCTGCTTTTCCTTATCCTCTATATTTagactatttatttttttaattgttctATTTACTAATACGTCATGAAGATATAATAAGC
This genomic interval from Plasmodium brasilianum strain Bolivian I chromosome 1, whole genome shotgun sequence contains the following:
- a CDS encoding hypothetical protein (conserved Plasmodium protein), which codes for MEECEELTTASSSKRHQRYQLHQKQQQLLLLRQMYDKQRERQRSRFSRNNGFINKDTYMFYYKTYVLLLHIDNLSICINKFLFSKLKMLLYKSAYNVKSTLLTFLSFPFFFNKSKRKKADYVTCEHFIDSHISYYYNKHVYALWKLNNCTYRSFLLFFNKNFYDYNDFMNDKVNILDLHNLSALHNNDGEADDLGGKDERNDTSSNAATNVAYNAANNTANNAANNALSNADNNASINATNYIGNASTGRATAITHADVGEKKKDISYENKNHNSSSSVSNTRCSYQKEYKMLYDLYNNGCRVYEVDDIIIPNAHVERGSLTCNHTNFIFKKSNSQEKFAFFNSKFSFLKKIKKSVSDVSRTVDTNSGNNSSVIVNCSTREEGKNEYEENEKEKNEKEKNEKEKNEKEKNEKEKNEKEKNEKEKNEKEKNEKEKNEKEKNENEKNEKEKNENEKNKNHEVGKKSKKKKKISKEYLLSSDSSSNKDNRITGEKNKKKNLLNSYYYSLNYDNIFKIKKKMINDRRTGSNYDMNLNMSNSKEDLKKSKYHFHSNRNFQKMDISKKDEKYVILFNDKEGPNKKNYNYARSNNANSSNIDDSSTAVPTASKIPIANYSGDITGASLNETKSLSINNLNGSSLLNVNDYSNRQSGKQNSKHINRHRNRHSNRYSNRSESEDLMKHENECRSYHNKLPHVIPLSLLFRNFNQRHIIEKGKIDSHNSTIIYIHRKNKIKKICILDHLKKLNKKCKFINYISYNDLKYDYKDVNNNNNRNINKRKISNRRKTSKLYSNNKDTGSTTAPMPNNMTGKGINNNGDDNAEKRRGTPHCSSHAASCSDRVCKEASLGYVNGNDKVNEDKKAQEITRNGITNNDDLWRPNPWAHAEEQNQTIKRKNKKGRNKQQNKNKNQKIFLDINMNKLLYIYKCMHIQCMHNLIPLCSFMSNFIPNDYSITNFFSNSYNNYFVNNIFFHNFFYTYDNTLTLLLSSNNLDSIYYGSYQSSRNVSALSQNAYYTLEEEEEEKYKKKRRHSHGKTYNHPLRSSSGNRSIPVGYDNNIRNISSDNNDKYDEENAVSPTNNNPQKGEKIYSSKDQTRNIKIKEKDKTSDDEQEGTRDKSISNHNYSSNINHSNNNSDCNGNGKRQKHGKNYELKNNIIISKSAEKYMEMILLLLHNNVNLNDKDKINGKNEKNEFKNLFEYLDRYMNSCVRKKYNFINTLTCDKESLSVLKTGAIISHPFLPIFALVHINNEKSVNTEQQYHHHQYQHQYQYQHQHQHQHQHQHYIQHNQQKQQLDKRKFQIRLCKFTNNYEDISYKYGTITSVLWNSNGKFLMISDDSGNLYIYNIFLGNFIDSNNKKKKKNCITNNENSHRNSSIFSSDRKNREMLNLRKNSKNYDNIPYNNEKEREKQKQHEQPGVGGGGGGIGGFYQGNHAHYGKEKYETKEEEVHEEEDEEDEPYDEDYEEEYYEQYCEGYDDEQYDEHYDEEYDEDEYEEDEDEDEEEDGYDEEDEDVEEKHDRIKNDGEYKTGEQRKSHDDRHETHDKEVSTNANNYEQSTEQIKKKRKKSEEENYNFGSKIKESNKKIRKFFKENFLKNKKKNMEKKKKKKVRKKKIYNKKGYIIKEAMCVLKLHDDIIDIKCLNDNSFYLVSIGKGINGKAVNNHTTFINSNFVCSEQGPQQQHQGNPNKPAMPTRSSNTLSHSENSNYSGATFAVGKNMNRSEFGNKERNKNDNDIGNSNISGSDSGNGNNSNTVLLNNNAQEEQEHANDRSRNISKVSSTEFVRSKDKKGCNNVTSKQNNEKKWEKGNVKYDICKEGNRSNNYDDDDDDDNDNDNANEDEKKRSLNRIDMFLNIHVFKKKQSYFKSRFFYFDSSNITFFKKNKKLQSHLTDLVCICVWDLCSIMTNEEKSYLQNKNMIAHHNSNSSRYESSKYNYNILELTKNEMNKGNSKKLKGTVLHPTLVCVISNLPKNKTQVSKNKNMENNNYATSFCTWLSSTNYLYKSINPFDDKSEKMRQGTTKKKNKQKKKKKSNTVITSESSKRKNIFWNLFKNKQYSYNFSEDAYIFYGDQLGYIHIVHLQMYKEVYSFKAFDIPIFKIFITKNFITKLLILTDGRLRIYEVVSAFEIFLIKEIEIKHDMPPKKCICAEKINELKEKRKKEENENEGISIFNLSYFLSSNYKKQSNTRNDDKMNTSNNSYSNSRGVPTEYTSNCNLLNDNSSTHNVSVIVDSNNNNISNTSKENKMREKNGNVKEDILLYKHSNSNSSYNSVNNFKTISESEDADVNSDDRDAYQSVIIGGINFGYLGFNFSKFMNNKKKTTIIDAYLLSNSHLVIISSNGTITLIKI